A genomic window from Terrisporobacter glycolicus ATCC 14880 = DSM 1288 includes:
- the der gene encoding ribosome biogenesis GTPase Der: protein MDNRPIVAVVGRPNVGKSTLFNKLAGKRISIVEDTPGVTRDRIFTEVEWLNKYFTLIDTGGIEPENDDIILTQMRNQAMLAMDMAHVIVFVVDGKGGITSADREVGLMLRKTNKPVILAVNKIDNINLEDNIYDFYELGLGQPHPISSANAMGLGDLLDEIVENFPEGLNTEYNEDIIRVAITGKPNAGKSSILNKILGEERVIVSPIAGTTRDAVDTYFEKGDQQYLLIDTAGIRRKSKVYERVEKFSVLRSMSAVSRADVVLIVIDATEGVTEQDTKVAGIAHDEGKACIFVVNKWDLIEKDNKTLGNYTNEIRDMFPFMKYAPIIFVSAVTNQRMSKILDTVDKVAEEHSKRVSTSQLNDVIGEAVMLNQPPSDKGKRLKIYYGAQTGTKPPKITLYINSKDLTHFSYQRYLENKIRENFGFEGTSMQFEYKEKDRKR from the coding sequence ATGGATAACAGACCCATAGTTGCAGTAGTAGGTAGACCAAATGTTGGAAAATCTACATTGTTTAATAAATTAGCAGGAAAGAGAATATCAATAGTAGAGGATACGCCAGGGGTTACTAGAGATAGAATATTTACAGAGGTAGAGTGGTTAAATAAATACTTTACTTTAATAGATACAGGAGGAATAGAGCCTGAAAATGATGATATAATATTAACTCAAATGAGAAACCAAGCTATGCTTGCCATGGATATGGCACATGTAATAGTATTCGTTGTTGATGGTAAAGGTGGAATAACTTCTGCAGATAGAGAAGTAGGTTTAATGCTAAGAAAAACAAATAAACCGGTTATCTTAGCAGTGAATAAAATTGATAATATAAACCTAGAAGATAATATATATGATTTCTATGAATTAGGACTTGGGCAACCACATCCAATATCAAGTGCAAATGCCATGGGACTTGGAGATTTATTAGATGAAATAGTGGAAAACTTCCCAGAAGGATTAAACACTGAGTATAACGAAGATATAATAAGAGTTGCTATAACAGGTAAACCAAATGCAGGTAAATCTTCTATACTTAACAAAATATTAGGAGAAGAGAGAGTTATAGTAAGTCCAATTGCAGGAACAACAAGGGATGCAGTTGATACATACTTTGAAAAAGGTGATCAACAATATTTATTAATAGATACAGCAGGTATAAGAAGAAAAAGTAAAGTATATGAAAGAGTTGAAAAATTCTCGGTACTTAGATCTATGTCTGCAGTATCTAGAGCTGATGTAGTGTTAATAGTTATAGACGCTACGGAAGGTGTTACAGAACAAGATACAAAGGTAGCAGGTATAGCTCATGATGAAGGTAAAGCTTGCATATTTGTAGTAAACAAATGGGATTTAATAGAAAAAGACAATAAAACACTTGGAAATTATACAAATGAAATAAGAGATATGTTCCCATTCATGAAGTATGCTCCAATAATATTCGTATCAGCAGTAACTAATCAAAGAATGAGTAAAATATTAGATACAGTTGATAAAGTAGCTGAGGAGCACTCTAAGCGAGTAAGTACTTCTCAATTGAATGATGTAATTGGTGAAGCTGTAATGCTTAATCAACCACCATCAGATAAAGGTAAGAGACTTAAAATATACTATGGTGCTCAAACGGGAACCAAGCCACCAAAGATTACTTTATATATAAACAGTAAAGATTTAACTCATTTTTCATACCAAAGATACTTAGAAAATAAAATAAGGGAAAACTTTGGATTTGAAGGGACATCAATGCAATTTGAATATAAAGAAAAGGATAGAAAAAGATAG